One window of the Janthinobacterium sp. PAMC25594 genome contains the following:
- a CDS encoding LysR family transcriptional regulator, whose protein sequence is MDINSDDLKIFVTVIDSGTLSAAAVHLGQTTSGVSRALSRLEDKLATSLLTRTTRRMELTEEGQLFLDKARAILASMEDVEESIRIRRQKPAGRLSVDAASPFMLHCVVPHVAEFRAMYPDIRLELTSNDQIADLLEHRTDIAIRIGALVDSTLHARPLSASPLHVLATPAYLARHGVPATPEALSGHALLGFAQYELGNHWPLRHEAGNSLQIVPALAASSGETLRQLALHDQGIVCLSDFMTKDDIAAGRLVQVLQPFYTGYRQQIHAVYYRNTQLAQRISCFLEFLQQKL, encoded by the coding sequence ATGGATATCAATTCGGACGACCTGAAAATCTTCGTCACCGTCATCGACAGCGGCACCCTGAGCGCGGCCGCCGTGCACCTGGGACAAACCACCTCGGGCGTCAGCCGCGCGCTGTCGCGCCTGGAAGACAAGCTGGCCACCTCGCTGCTGACGCGCACCACGCGGCGCATGGAGCTGACGGAAGAGGGGCAGCTGTTCCTGGACAAGGCGCGCGCCATCCTCGCCTCGATGGAGGATGTGGAGGAATCGATCCGCATCCGCCGCCAGAAGCCGGCCGGGCGCCTGTCCGTCGATGCCGCCTCGCCCTTCATGCTCCATTGCGTGGTGCCCCACGTGGCCGAGTTTCGCGCCATGTACCCGGACATCCGCCTGGAACTGACCAGCAACGACCAGATCGCCGACCTGCTCGAGCACCGCACCGACATCGCCATTCGCATCGGCGCCCTGGTCGACTCGACCCTGCATGCGCGCCCGCTCAGTGCCAGTCCCCTGCACGTGCTGGCCACGCCCGCCTACCTGGCGCGCCACGGCGTACCCGCCACGCCGGAAGCGCTGTCCGGCCATGCGCTGTTGGGTTTTGCGCAATATGAACTGGGGAATCACTGGCCGCTGCGCCACGAAGCGGGCAACAGCCTGCAGATCGTGCCCGCGCTGGCCGCCTCCAGCGGCGAAACCCTGCGTCAGCTGGCGCTGCATGACCAGGGCATCGTCTGCCTGTCCGACTTCATGACGAAGGACGACATCGCCGCCGGCCGCCTGGTGCAGGTGCTGCAGCCGTTCTACACGGGCTACCGCCAGCAGATCCACGCCGTCTACTACCGCAATACGCAGCTGGCGCAGCGCATCAGCTGCTTCCTCGAATTTTTGCAACAGAAGCTGTAG
- a CDS encoding hemolysin III family protein, whose protein sequence is MYHGERFNSISHTVGAALAAIGGVILIVVAARTGDPWKIVSCSVYAVMLLTLYLTSSLYHSVRGKAKAVLQRLDHCAIYLLIAGTYTPFMLVTLRGPWGWSLFGVVWGLALFGIVQEYVYAKGARILSLVIYVAMGWLIVIGIKPLLAALEWNGFLWLVAGGLCYTGGIAFYATDHKLRHGHGIWHLFVLAGSSCHFIAILFYVA, encoded by the coding sequence ATGTACCACGGTGAACGGTTCAACAGCATTTCCCATACGGTGGGCGCCGCGCTGGCGGCCATCGGCGGCGTCATCCTGATCGTCGTGGCGGCGCGCACGGGCGACCCCTGGAAAATCGTCAGCTGCAGCGTGTATGCGGTCATGCTGCTGACCTTGTACCTCACTTCCAGCCTGTACCACAGCGTGCGCGGCAAGGCCAAGGCCGTGCTGCAGCGGCTCGACCACTGCGCCATCTACCTGCTCATCGCGGGAACCTATACGCCCTTCATGCTGGTGACCCTGCGCGGGCCGTGGGGCTGGTCGCTGTTCGGCGTCGTCTGGGGCCTGGCGCTGTTTGGCATCGTGCAGGAATATGTGTACGCAAAAGGCGCGCGCATCCTGTCGCTGGTGATTTACGTGGCCATGGGCTGGCTCATCGTCATCGGCATCAAGCCGCTGCTGGCGGCGCTCGAGTGGAACGGCTTCCTGTGGCTGGTGGCAGGCGGGCTGTGCTACACGGGCGGCATCGCTTTCTACGCCACCGACCACAAGCTGCGCCATGGCCACGGCATCTGGCACCTGTTCGTGCTGGCCGGCAGTAGCTGTCATTTTATCGCCATTTTGTTCTACGTTGCCTGA
- the fdhD gene encoding formate dehydrogenase accessory sulfurtransferase FdhD, with amino-acid sequence MVAMSEEISIERAGFVERAIVRHRAGQSTDAIDHVAEEIPVALVFNGISHVVMMATPRDLEAFAYGFALTEGVVASAGAIFDCEVFLRPDSAEVSLSIAQEDFVRLKDRRRQLTGRTGCGVCGIDSIDMLDLRPAALPPSLIRVDLPAALARASAGLREHQALMRETGGVHAAAWCTPDGDIVHVFEDVGRHNGLDKLIGHLALHDVDMRRGFVFLSSRGSYELVRKAARMQIPLLATISAPSSLAISIATQARMKLVGFCRQDAFVDYTPGITL; translated from the coding sequence ATGGTTGCCATGTCAGAAGAAATCAGTATTGAACGCGCCGGCTTCGTCGAGCGCGCCATCGTTCGCCACCGCGCGGGCCAGTCCACCGATGCCATCGACCACGTCGCCGAGGAAATCCCCGTGGCGCTGGTCTTCAATGGCATTTCCCACGTCGTCATGATGGCCACCCCGCGCGACCTGGAAGCGTTCGCCTACGGCTTCGCGCTGACGGAAGGCGTGGTCGCTTCGGCCGGCGCCATCTTCGACTGTGAAGTGTTCCTGCGCCCTGATTCCGCCGAAGTGTCCTTGAGCATCGCGCAGGAAGATTTCGTGCGCCTGAAGGACCGGCGCCGCCAGCTGACGGGCCGCACGGGCTGCGGCGTGTGCGGCATCGACAGCATCGACATGCTCGACTTGCGGCCCGCGGCGCTGCCGCCGTCCCTGATCCGCGTCGACCTTCCGGCCGCGCTGGCGCGTGCCTCCGCGGGCTTGCGCGAACACCAGGCGCTGATGCGGGAAACGGGCGGCGTGCATGCGGCCGCGTGGTGCACGCCCGACGGCGACATCGTGCACGTGTTCGAGGATGTCGGCCGGCACAACGGCCTGGATAAACTGATCGGCCACCTCGCGCTGCACGATGTCGACATGCGACGCGGCTTCGTGTTCCTGTCCAGCCGCGGCAGCTACGAGCTGGTGCGCAAGGCGGCGCGCATGCAGATTCCGCTGCTGGCGACGATTTCCGCCCCCAGTTCGCTGGCCATTTCCATCGCCACGCAGGCGCGCATGAAACTGGTGGGCTTTTGCCGCCAGGATGCTTTCGTCGACTACACGCCCGGCATCACCCTGTAA
- a CDS encoding GNAT family N-acetyltransferase codes for MQNIVASNEAKARPVQLVLSQATTAAELREVQRLRYKVFIETMGLSSLANADGLDSDEFDAHCDHLIVRDADTLKVVGTYRVLSAAKAAKIGRLYAENEFDLSRLKNLRGRMVEAGRACIHPKYRGGSVIMLLWSGLAEYMRRERCDYLVGCASISLADGGHNAVAVYQALAEKHMAPSEYRVTPHLPFPIHQVEAAHKPQVPPLIKGYLRSGAWICGEPAWDPDFESADMFMMMPLANLDERYARHYGVVPG; via the coding sequence ATGCAGAACATAGTCGCATCAAACGAAGCCAAGGCCCGGCCGGTCCAACTGGTGCTGAGCCAGGCCACGACAGCGGCGGAATTGCGCGAAGTCCAGCGTTTGCGTTACAAGGTGTTTATCGAAACCATGGGATTGAGTTCGCTGGCGAATGCCGATGGCCTCGACAGCGATGAATTCGACGCGCATTGCGATCACCTGATCGTGCGCGACGCCGATACCCTGAAAGTGGTGGGCACCTACCGCGTGCTGAGCGCGGCCAAGGCGGCCAAGATCGGCCGGCTGTACGCGGAAAACGAGTTCGACCTGAGCCGCCTGAAGAACCTGCGCGGACGCATGGTCGAAGCGGGCCGCGCCTGCATTCATCCCAAGTACCGGGGCGGCAGCGTGATCATGCTGCTGTGGTCGGGCCTGGCCGAGTACATGCGCCGCGAGCGCTGCGACTATCTGGTCGGCTGCGCCAGCATCAGCCTGGCCGATGGCGGGCATAACGCCGTTGCCGTGTACCAGGCGCTGGCCGAAAAGCACATGGCCCCGAGCGAATACCGCGTCACGCCGCACCTGCCTTTCCCCATCCACCAGGTGGAAGCGGCGCACAAGCCGCAAGTGCCGCCGCTGATCAAGGGCTATCTGCGTTCTGGCGCGTGGATTTGCGGCGAACCGGCGTGGGACCCTGATTTCGAAAGCGCCGACATGTTCATGATGATGCCGCTGGCGAATCTGGACGAGCGCTATGCGCGCCATTACGGAGTGGTGCCTGGTTAA
- a CDS encoding Ppx/GppA phosphatase family protein has product MYAAVDLGSNSFRLHVGKHDGDTIRVVKSVRDPIRLAAGLDANGDLTEAAMQGALACLQRFRAILAGFELDAVRVVATSAMRVARNGAVFLPLAEQAIGHPIEIISGEEEGRLIYMGVANALAIPGERRLVMDIGGGSTELILGRGNDIERVESFSLGTVKQSLSFFIGGRIDAPSFEAAILSARSHFEDAAPPYRPQHWKTAYGSSGTIRTIADIIARNKLGDGLLTSASLDALARRFIELGHTSRIDMPGLRPDRASTIVGGLAILIGLFREMAIPVMTPIEAGLRMGVMWDLYLRSTKRDRREQSVQGCMEKFHIDQQRAGRVAEQALAMYAQLKPTSDALVKSLRWSSLLHEVGLAVSQTGYHKHASYIVENADLPGFTTREQKTMSRLILAQKGNLRKIGEVLSDPDFAKAVLALRLSILLMHARIEADFSELRLRMKSRIELDIKRGWVAHHPTVSFWIEKEQEFWDEVGVDFTIRASA; this is encoded by the coding sequence ATGTATGCAGCGGTGGACCTGGGGTCCAACAGTTTTCGTTTACACGTCGGCAAGCATGATGGCGACACCATACGCGTGGTCAAGAGCGTGCGCGACCCGATACGCCTGGCCGCCGGCCTGGATGCCAATGGCGACCTGACCGAGGCGGCCATGCAGGGGGCGCTGGCTTGCCTGCAGCGCTTTCGCGCCATCCTCGCGGGCTTCGAACTCGATGCCGTGCGCGTGGTGGCCACATCGGCCATGCGCGTGGCGCGCAACGGTGCCGTCTTCCTGCCGCTGGCCGAGCAAGCCATCGGCCATCCGATCGAAATCATCTCGGGCGAGGAAGAGGGGCGTTTGATCTACATGGGTGTGGCCAATGCGCTGGCCATCCCCGGCGAACGCCGGCTGGTGATGGATATCGGCGGCGGCTCGACCGAACTGATACTGGGGCGCGGCAACGATATCGAGCGCGTCGAGTCGTTCAGCCTGGGCACCGTCAAGCAAAGCCTGTCGTTCTTCATCGGCGGACGCATCGACGCGCCGTCGTTCGAGGCGGCCATCCTGTCGGCGCGCAGCCATTTCGAGGATGCCGCGCCGCCGTACCGTCCGCAGCACTGGAAGACGGCCTACGGCTCTTCCGGCACCATCCGCACCATCGCCGACATCATCGCCCGCAACAAGCTGGGCGACGGCTTGCTCACGAGCGCCAGCCTCGATGCGCTGGCACGGCGCTTCATCGAACTCGGTCACACCAGCCGCATCGACATGCCCGGCTTGCGCCCCGATCGCGCCAGCACCATCGTCGGCGGCCTGGCCATCTTGATCGGCCTGTTCCGCGAAATGGCGATACCCGTCATGACGCCGATCGAGGCGGGCTTGCGCATGGGCGTGATGTGGGATTTGTACCTGCGTTCGACCAAGCGCGACCGCCGGGAACAGTCGGTGCAGGGTTGCATGGAAAAATTCCATATCGACCAGCAGCGTGCCGGCCGGGTGGCCGAGCAGGCGCTGGCCATGTATGCGCAGCTCAAGCCCACGTCGGACGCCCTGGTGAAAAGCCTGCGCTGGAGCAGCCTGCTGCACGAAGTGGGCCTGGCCGTGTCGCAGACGGGCTACCACAAGCATGCGTCCTACATCGTGGAAAACGCGGACTTGCCCGGTTTTACCACGCGCGAACAGAAGACCATGAGCCGGCTGATCCTGGCGCAGAAGGGCAATTTGCGCAAGATCGGCGAAGTGCTGTCCGACCCCGATTTCGCCAAGGCCGTGCTGGCGCTGCGCCTGTCGATCCTGCTCATGCATGCGCGCATCGAAGCCGATTTCAGCGAACTGCGCCTGCGCATGAAGAGCCGCATCGAGCTCGACATCAAGCGCGGCTGGGTGGCGCACCATCCCACCGTGTCATTCTGGATCGAGAAGGAGCAGGAATTCTGGGATGAGGTCGGGGTCGATTTCACCATCCGCGCCAGCGCTTGA
- a CDS encoding transferase spermidine synthase translates to MPDSQLPAVRAPQVHTFGDRRRLEFQPGMIQSEMLLSRPDHLLLRYARAMMCFTLFVPRPRHILMVGLGGGSLLKFCHRHLPEARITVLELRADVIALREQFMLPPDDARLRIIETDAVSYIRQHPGCADVLLLDGYDETGLPPALGSARFYADCLRALLPGGVLVANLFSYDEHYPAMLARLMLTFRGAVCHFDGIAGNNRIVFAARPDKLGAGRALRVVRLVRWRRVCGLGFLNRWLPAWQLWRVRRRAGAGSD, encoded by the coding sequence ATGCCGGATAGCCAATTACCTGCCGTGCGCGCGCCTCAGGTGCATACCTTTGGCGACCGGCGCCGCCTGGAATTCCAGCCAGGCATGATCCAGAGCGAAATGCTGCTGTCGCGCCCCGACCATCTGCTGCTGCGCTATGCGCGTGCCATGATGTGCTTCACCCTGTTCGTGCCGCGTCCCCGGCACATCCTGATGGTGGGACTGGGCGGCGGCTCGCTGCTGAAATTCTGCCACCGCCACCTGCCCGAGGCGCGCATCACGGTGCTGGAACTGCGCGCCGACGTGATCGCCCTGCGCGAGCAGTTCATGCTGCCGCCCGACGACGCGCGCCTGCGCATCATCGAAACGGACGCCGTCAGCTATATCCGCCAGCATCCGGGCTGCGCCGACGTGCTGCTGCTCGACGGCTACGACGAAACGGGCCTGCCACCCGCACTGGGCAGCGCGCGCTTCTATGCGGACTGCCTGCGCGCTCTGCTGCCCGGCGGCGTGCTGGTAGCCAACCTGTTCAGTTATGACGAGCACTACCCTGCCATGCTGGCGCGCCTGATGCTCACCTTCCGCGGCGCCGTGTGCCACTTCGACGGCATCGCCGGCAACAACCGCATCGTCTTCGCCGCCAGGCCAGACAAGCTCGGGGCGGGCCGGGCCCTGCGCGTCGTGCGCCTGGTGCGCTGGCGGCGCGTGTGCGGCCTGGGTTTCCTGAACCGCTGGCTGCCCGCATGGCAGTTGTGGCGTGTGCGTCGGCGGGCAGGCGCGGGCAGCGACTGA
- a CDS encoding diguanylate cyclase, whose protein sequence is MDIKTLVLALALGNLSLCAALFFFEYERKKSLSLSTWAVAKQCQAVAWCLLYFRGVLPDFLSIVLGNSLLFAGMALDAGALWQAAGRSGWRRYVLPALGLSVALFAACYLFDVAPLLRSAGGSLIVAGFFLAGVAALCLKWREASMLRRFLVVSMGILSLLIAARGVLAAAVPDVDAELLQLAGFGALYLMMLTNAFGYLLLSREKMGSELARLEVLDAATGVPNRRGFYQALAPWMALARRPGLPTALVVLNIDHFKRVNDSYGHPVGDAVLKTIVDTCRQQLRDSDLMGRLGGAEFAIQLPRTNLADALMVAERIRAAVEALPVKTERAVLQLTASLGVTTIRAEDSSVSLFKRADEALQAAKQAGRNRVVEAQGASTLDM, encoded by the coding sequence ATGGATATCAAGACCCTGGTACTGGCCCTGGCGCTCGGCAACCTGAGCCTGTGCGCGGCCCTGTTCTTCTTCGAATACGAGCGCAAGAAGTCGCTCAGCCTGTCCACCTGGGCGGTAGCCAAGCAGTGCCAGGCCGTGGCCTGGTGTCTGCTGTATTTCCGCGGCGTGCTGCCCGATTTCCTCTCCATCGTGCTGGGCAACAGCTTGCTGTTTGCCGGCATGGCGCTGGACGCGGGCGCGCTGTGGCAGGCGGCCGGGCGCAGCGGCTGGCGCCGCTATGTATTGCCGGCACTGGGGTTGTCGGTGGCGCTGTTTGCCGCCTGCTATCTGTTTGACGTGGCGCCGCTGCTGCGCAGTGCCGGCGGCTCGCTGATCGTGGCCGGCTTTTTCCTCGCCGGCGTGGCCGCGCTGTGCCTCAAATGGCGCGAGGCAAGCATGCTGCGCCGCTTCCTCGTCGTCAGCATGGGCATCCTGTCGCTGCTGATCGCCGCGCGCGGCGTGCTCGCTGCCGCCGTGCCCGATGTTGACGCCGAGCTGCTGCAGCTGGCCGGTTTTGGCGCCCTGTACCTGATGATGCTGACGAACGCTTTCGGCTACCTGCTGCTGTCGCGTGAAAAAATGGGCAGCGAACTGGCGCGCCTGGAGGTGCTCGATGCGGCCACGGGCGTGCCGAACCGGCGCGGCTTTTACCAGGCGCTGGCGCCGTGGATGGCGCTGGCGCGCCGGCCCGGCTTGCCGACGGCCTTGGTGGTGCTCAATATCGACCATTTCAAGCGCGTCAACGACAGCTATGGCCATCCGGTGGGCGATGCGGTGCTGAAAACCATCGTCGACACGTGCCGCCAGCAGCTGCGCGACAGCGACCTGATGGGCCGCCTGGGCGGCGCCGAATTTGCCATCCAGCTGCCGCGCACGAATCTGGCCGATGCGCTGATGGTGGCCGAGCGCATCCGCGCCGCCGTCGAAGCGCTGCCGGTCAAGACGGAACGCGCCGTGCTGCAGCTGACGGCCAGCCTGGGCGTGACCACCATCCGCGCCGAGGACAGCAGCGTCAGCCTGTTCAAGCGGGCCGACGAGGCGCTGCAGGCGGCCAAGCAGGCGGGCCGCAACAGGGTGGTGGAAGCGCAAGGCGCCAGCACCCTGGATATGTAA
- a CDS encoding calcium:proton antiporter produces the protein MKMLKSLPVWPLAAPLAGWLFLFGSTFNVGGYYQILLVAGLIGSVLAAVYHAEVVAHRIGEPYGTLVLALAVTLIEVTLIVSLMLAGGPETTGLARDTVFAAIMIILNGIVGICLLLGAGRHREQTFGLLGVSASLATLAAIAILTLVLPNYTSSAAGPYYNSSQLIFIAVISLVLYGTFVLVQTVRHRDYFLPKEAVGDEEVHAAPPTPTVAWVSAGALLVCLGAVVLLAKSLAPALETAIAAMGAPKTLVGIVIAAIVLLPEGLAAVRAARANRLQTSLNLALGSALASIGLTIPAVVVVSLATGLTITLGLDIKSTVLLLLSLMVATLSLGTGRTTVMQGTVHLVIFAVYLFTTIVP, from the coding sequence ATGAAAATGCTCAAATCCCTGCCTGTATGGCCGCTTGCCGCCCCGCTTGCCGGCTGGCTGTTCCTGTTCGGTTCCACCTTCAATGTCGGCGGCTACTATCAGATCCTGCTGGTGGCTGGCCTGATCGGCAGCGTGCTGGCCGCCGTCTACCACGCGGAAGTGGTGGCGCACCGTATCGGCGAACCGTATGGCACCCTGGTGCTGGCGCTGGCCGTGACCCTGATCGAGGTGACGCTGATCGTCTCGCTGATGCTGGCCGGCGGGCCGGAAACGACGGGACTGGCGCGCGACACCGTGTTTGCCGCCATCATGATCATTTTGAACGGCATCGTCGGCATCTGCCTGCTGCTGGGCGCCGGGCGCCACCGCGAACAGACCTTCGGCCTGCTGGGCGTGAGCGCGTCGCTGGCCACGCTGGCGGCCATCGCCATCCTGACGCTGGTGCTGCCGAATTACACCTCCAGCGCCGCCGGCCCGTACTACAACTCCAGCCAGCTCATTTTCATCGCCGTCATCTCGCTGGTCCTGTACGGCACTTTCGTGCTGGTGCAGACGGTGCGCCACCGCGACTACTTCCTGCCCAAGGAAGCCGTCGGCGATGAAGAGGTGCATGCGGCGCCGCCCACGCCCACCGTCGCCTGGGTCAGCGCCGGCGCGCTGCTGGTGTGCCTGGGCGCCGTGGTGCTGCTGGCCAAGTCGCTGGCGCCCGCGCTGGAGACGGCGATCGCCGCCATGGGCGCGCCAAAGACACTGGTGGGCATCGTCATCGCCGCCATCGTGCTGCTGCCCGAAGGCCTGGCCGCCGTGCGCGCCGCGCGCGCCAATCGCCTGCAAACGAGTTTGAACCTGGCCCTCGGCTCCGCCCTGGCCAGCATCGGCCTGACGATACCCGCCGTGGTGGTGGTGTCGCTGGCCACGGGCCTGACGATCACCCTGGGACTCGATATCAAATCGACAGTGCTGTTGCTGCTGTCGCTGATGGTGGCCACCCTGTCGCTGGGCACGGGCCGCACCACGGTCATGCAGGGCACGGTGCACCTGGTGATTTTTGCCGTGTATTTATTTACCACCATCGTCCCATAA
- a CDS encoding EAL domain-containing protein, protein MLRGRLPLSISAAAALTFACGVGITGVLFGAISQLEYDKMSLSLQQRAGARVAAIEQGLDDAVEVLTTTNQLFAAVVPVTREQFHAFTTPLLQRHPFIQAFNFHRLVPHAQRAAFEAELRRIVPDYAMTEMHNGVIHPVTEHATYLIVDYLEPLQGNRPAFGLNVRPDGLLAGALEQAIISGQTTATGLLALAQGPQQGFVILRPVYRHGVPLQTVQQRRAALIGDTAAIVRAGELVQKILAGADLLGDPQLELSVYADADADPRQLIFRHGQAPAAEAGDAWESLPRWLQFAYHSRYDRGFSSAGRPWHVRVVAHPRPFLADHLGSLFTLITGLLFSVLTAAFVQSLTQRSRRVQLLVEQRTADLKRSNELLSADVRARQRTERALQESEKRFRRLLALSSDWYWEQDANFCFTHITGGFTDKSNMPLERFIGMTRWENNPEMRNSRWGKQHIANLEAHLPFSNLEYAMQDRDGQLRWFSINGEPLFNELGEFHGYRGTGSEITERKLAEQQIQHIAHHDVLTGLPNRALLRDRLAQAMALSRRKNRAMWVLLIDLDRFKFVNDSLGHKAGDLLLKTIATRLQASLRESDTVARLSGDEFVAILCEQADEVLSAAIVQRVMDAVAQPVLLDGKEFFVTCSIGVAVYDMSRYDAPGDVTLHGETQNLIEQADIAMYCAKKQGRNNIKFYTTAMNQATLERLRIETALRNALERGQFVLHYQPQVDLASGRIVGVEALLRWQHPELGMVAPQRFIALAEDTGLIVPIGAWVMREACTQVKRWHAAGLDTLRLAVNLSARQFNEPNLVALIAEVLLETGLPPACLELELTESLFMHDVALAVSQLHDMKALGVQLSIDDFGTGYSSFAYLRTFPIDVLKIDRSFVGDVARDADDAAIVVSIIALAHNLKLRVVAEGVETAEQLDYLRRHGCDEAQGYFFSHPLPAHEVEALLSSAHTTA, encoded by the coding sequence ATGCTGCGTGGCCGCCTGCCCTTGTCGATTTCCGCCGCGGCCGCGCTGACTTTTGCCTGCGGCGTCGGCATCACCGGCGTGCTGTTCGGCGCCATCAGCCAGCTCGAATACGACAAAATGAGCCTGAGTCTGCAGCAGCGCGCAGGCGCGCGCGTGGCCGCCATCGAGCAGGGACTCGACGACGCGGTCGAGGTGCTGACCACGACCAACCAGCTGTTTGCCGCCGTCGTGCCCGTCACGCGCGAGCAGTTCCACGCCTTCACCACGCCGCTGCTGCAACGCCACCCGTTCATCCAGGCCTTCAATTTCCACCGCCTCGTGCCGCATGCGCAGCGCGCGGCGTTCGAGGCCGAGCTGCGGCGCATCGTGCCCGACTATGCGATGACGGAAATGCACAATGGCGTCATCCATCCCGTGACCGAGCACGCGACCTACCTGATCGTCGATTATCTCGAACCGCTGCAGGGCAACCGCCCCGCCTTCGGCCTGAACGTGCGCCCTGACGGCTTGCTGGCCGGCGCGCTGGAACAAGCCATCATCAGCGGCCAGACCACCGCCACCGGCCTGCTGGCCCTGGCGCAGGGTCCGCAGCAGGGTTTCGTCATCCTGCGCCCCGTGTACCGCCACGGCGTGCCCCTGCAGACGGTGCAGCAGCGGCGCGCGGCGCTGATCGGCGATACGGCGGCCATCGTCCGCGCAGGCGAACTGGTGCAGAAAATCCTCGCCGGCGCCGACCTGCTGGGCGACCCGCAGCTTGAACTGAGCGTCTACGCCGACGCTGACGCCGACCCGCGCCAATTGATCTTCCGGCATGGCCAGGCGCCTGCCGCCGAAGCGGGCGACGCCTGGGAGTCGCTGCCACGCTGGCTGCAATTTGCCTATCACAGCCGTTATGACCGGGGCTTTTCCTCCGCCGGCCGGCCCTGGCATGTGCGCGTGGTGGCCCATCCGCGCCCTTTCCTGGCCGACCATCTGGGCTCATTGTTCACCCTGATCACCGGTTTGCTGTTCAGCGTGCTGACGGCCGCCTTCGTGCAATCGCTGACGCAGCGCTCGCGCCGCGTGCAGCTGCTGGTGGAACAGCGCACGGCCGATCTCAAGCGCAGCAATGAACTGCTCAGCGCCGACGTGCGGGCGCGCCAGCGCACGGAACGCGCCCTGCAGGAAAGCGAAAAGCGCTTCCGCCGCCTGCTGGCCCTGTCCTCGGACTGGTACTGGGAACAGGATGCCAACTTCTGCTTCACCCACATCACCGGCGGCTTTACGGACAAGTCGAACATGCCGCTGGAACGCTTCATCGGCATGACGCGCTGGGAAAACAACCCGGAGATGCGCAATTCGCGCTGGGGCAAGCAGCATATCGCCAACCTGGAAGCGCACCTGCCCTTTTCCAACCTCGAATATGCGATGCAGGACCGCGATGGCCAGCTGCGCTGGTTCAGCATCAATGGCGAACCGCTGTTCAACGAGCTCGGTGAATTTCACGGCTACCGGGGCACAGGGTCCGAAATCACGGAACGCAAGCTGGCCGAGCAGCAAATCCAGCACATCGCCCACCACGACGTGCTGACGGGCTTGCCCAATCGCGCCCTGCTGCGCGACCGCCTGGCACAGGCCATGGCCCTGTCGCGCCGCAAGAACCGGGCCATGTGGGTGCTGTTGATCGACCTCGACCGCTTCAAGTTCGTCAACGACAGCCTGGGCCACAAAGCCGGCGACCTGCTCCTGAAAACCATCGCCACGCGCCTGCAGGCCAGCCTGCGCGAAAGCGATACGGTGGCGCGCCTGTCGGGCGACGAATTCGTCGCCATCCTGTGCGAACAGGCCGACGAAGTGCTCAGCGCCGCCATCGTGCAGCGCGTGATGGATGCGGTGGCGCAGCCGGTACTACTCGACGGCAAGGAATTCTTCGTCACCTGCAGCATCGGCGTGGCCGTCTACGACATGTCGCGCTACGACGCCCCCGGCGACGTGACCTTGCATGGCGAGACGCAGAACCTGATCGAGCAGGCCGACATCGCCATGTACTGCGCCAAGAAACAGGGCCGCAACAACATCAAGTTCTACACGACGGCCATGAACCAGGCCACGCTGGAGCGCCTGCGCATCGAGACGGCGCTGCGCAACGCGCTGGAACGCGGGCAGTTCGTGCTGCATTACCAGCCGCAGGTGGACCTGGCCAGCGGACGCATCGTCGGCGTGGAAGCGCTGCTGCGCTGGCAGCACCCGGAACTGGGCATGGTGGCGCCGCAGCGCTTCATCGCGCTGGCGGAAGATACGGGCCTGATCGTGCCGATCGGCGCCTGGGTCATGCGCGAAGCGTGCACGCAGGTGAAACGCTGGCATGCGGCGGGACTGGACACGCTGCGCCTGGCCGTGAACCTGTCGGCGCGCCAGTTCAACGAGCCGAACCTGGTCGCCTTGATCGCCGAAGTGCTGCTGGAAACGGGCCTGCCGCCCGCCTGCCTGGAACTGGAACTGACGGAAAGCCTGTTCATGCACGACGTGGCGCTGGCCGTCAGCCAGCTGCACGACATGAAAGCGCTGGGGGTGCAACTGTCGATCGACGACTTCGGCACCGGCTATTCCAGTTTCGCCTACCTGCGCACCTTCCCCATCGACGTGCTGAAGATCGACCGCAGTTTCGTCGGCGACGTGGCGCGCGACGCGGACGACGCGGCCATCGTCGTCTCCATCATCGCCCTGGCGCACAATTTGAAGCTGCGCGTGGTGGCCGAAGGGGTGGAAACGGCCGAGCAGCTCGATTACCTGCGCCGCCATGGCTGCGACGAAGCGCAAGGTTATTTCTTCAGCCACCCGCTGCCAGCGCATGAGGTGGAGGCGCTGCTGAGCAGCGCGCACACGACCGCATAA